Genomic DNA from Prunus persica cultivar Lovell chromosome G1, Prunus_persica_NCBIv2, whole genome shotgun sequence:
CTCCTAACTGGGCTTGTTTTTGACAAGTTTAAATGAGGGGCTTAACTTAATTAGCCCAGCAGCCCAATTCTGACTTGGGTTTATTCTGATTTGACAAAAATACATTTCCTGCAGTAAGGAGTAAAAAAAGTGCACATCTTCCCCTTAGTCCCTCTTAGTCCGGCGTCCCCACCAAACATAGGATAGGACTTAGTCCAAGCCAACCCTATCCTTGTGATTAGTCCTAGCCTAGCCAATTCCATGTAAGAAAACATGCTGCCCTGCCCCTAGTTAGCTATCTAACTTACTGTGAATGAATTGAATTCTTCCTTTGATGTTGAATATTTTATGAACAATTGAgtcttttatattttaggaTTTATTATTGTGATATTAACAATCATATTTGATTATATTGGATTGATTATTACGCTTGAATAAGAATTagtatttcaatttaattatttaatatttttaacattAAAAGCATGAAAGTGTCTCAGGAGGCATACACCTCAACGCTTTAAGTGCCTCGCCTTTCAAAACACTTCTCTGCACTACATATATGGCTTTGTTTTGTTGGCTATGGAGAAGTTCTAGATTGCTTTATGAAATAGCTAGTTgacaagtttttgttttgtgcagAGGGTGCCAAAGACATTTATGAACAAACATGGAGAGCATCTATCAGATCAAATACACTTTAAGCTTCCAGGTGGTTTGGAAAGtgaaataaaactcaaaagatGTGCTGGTgagttttggtttgaaaaggGTTGGCCAGAGTTCTCTAAGTTTTGCTCTCTTGATTTTGGTAGCTGCTTAGTCTTCCGATATGAAGGGAAATCCAAATTCCATGTCTTGATATTTGATGAAAGCGGCATAGAGATTGAATATCCAACAATGCCCCAGATTGAAGAAaccgatgaagaagaagatgatgatatgtctacaaaagaaattttggagATTGAAGATGATGATAAGTCTGTAGAGAGCTTAGATATTGAAACTGATGAAAGTTTGGAGATTTTAGTaattgatgaagatgatgatgatgttaagtCTGTTGAGAGTTTGGAGTCCTTTCCTCTGCCTCAagagaaaaacagaagaaagccACGCTCTTCCTCAaagccatcatcttcttcatcttcatctttgaGGGCTGCTGTTAAAGCTGCCAACAAGTTCGTCTCAAGCCACCCATTCTTCAAAATCACTTTGGGGCCATCCCGTAAGGCGGTAAGGGATTTCTACATCTTCATTTGGTTCAGACACTGATTTATAGCATTCTACATTCAAAGTCTAGCTCTAAATCATCTCCACTATATATCATTGAGCCATATGTTATATCTGCAGCATGTTCCAGCTAGTTTTCGAAAGCATTTCACTCCAGTGAAGAATCAAACCGCGAGGCTTCTGGTCGGAGCTAGATTGTGGCCTGTgactttgatttttcatccTCAAAACTACCGATTTAGTGCTGGCTGGGGAGCATTTGAAAAGGCAAATTGGTTAAAAGAAGGAGATATTTGCATCTTTGAGCTTATGGACAAAAAGAACCTTGCACTGGAAGTGAACATTTTCAGATGCTGATTATTATTGGATATGTTAATTGTAGGTTGTTTTATGAACTCTGTGTGACTTGCTGGGCTCTCTAGGGATCTTTGTTAGAACCATTTGGTAGGCCTTCTAGGCCAGGTTGTTGTATGgagctttttatttattttatatatttggttcttgatttaatttgttttatggGGTTGATGGTTGAATTTGGTTCTTGCCTTCTCATTAGATTAGATTTGGGTCAGGAGTTGATTATTTAATCCTTATTTGCAAGGCTTGCAGAACACTGGAGAGAAGCCCAAGTTCTGCTTAAACAAGAGTTGTGTTGTATAGGCAGAAGAAGCTgctataatttaatttctcaaCTAGGCATTAACCTATAGAAATGCTTTCTTGCTAGACTgagaatatttttgtttgactAAAATATATGTGACAACCTTTTTTATAGAAGCGCTCTTGACATAAGCGCTACTGGTATAAGCACTTCCAAACAAGTCCTAAGTAGGTTTTTGCCAACATGAGtttaaagaaaacacaaataaGGGTGCAccatctttgtttcttttttatcctTCATACGTTTCCTTACGAAGATCATGAATAAAGTGGGGGTCATTACTGAGTATGCCTAAAgtaaagagagaaaatagcAAAACTTATGAAGGTGATatgaaaaagcaaaacaagTTGTTTCAACTCTTTTCCCATGCAAATTCTTTGTGCATTCATTTCCTTTTGACTGTAGACTCTAGAGTATGAGaagataattttaaattgttttgctTGCTAAGTCtccaaggaaaagaaaaacatatgcGTTTCAATCTATTTTCAACTATGCTTCGGTGTGCTTTTTCTTCATGGGGGTccctttgctttgctttgtgGAAATGTCTTACATGGAAATCAAAAGTAACAATCTTTCATGTGATGAAATGggtaatttcattaaaaagaGAATCATActtcatttctctttttctgatTTGACATGGCATTTTAGCTCACTTTTAATTTAACTGGCCCTtgaattcataattttatctaattttgtttgttataacttataattAAATTGCGAGGAAGATGAAGAGTTGATCAGCAGACCTTGGATAAAAAGAGTGAAAAAAATCTAGGTAAGCAAGGGGCTCCCTCACCCACCCGAAGTCCTTTattcgaatccccatattctaatattgcttatataaaaattttaagaaaaaagaaaaaagaaaaaaaagaatctggGCTGAAGGTTAAGTTATTGGAATTAGTTGTGCACTTTTATTGTTTGCTCTGAAACTTTTATTCACTGTTTAAGTTAACAAGATGTTCACTTTATGCTGTTGTTGTTTGCATTTGATTGTTTTTAGATAAAAATGATGGTTCCTTTCTCAATATTAGGAATATGAAAGAGTAGTCTAGATAGCCTTTCACATCATTCTCAGACATGGTGATGGCCTTGTTGACAAAAGCCTCGCACTCAATGGGTTCACggcaacaaacaaaaccccCCTACTACCAAGGCAAAGCTTACccctcttcctttttctctgcATATACTTTAATATATTCTTTATGTgtaatatgtatgtatgtatgtatgaatGTATGCACCTCTCTAGGCTTACttttttcattatattttgatttcttcacttccagattttatttcatttttattttgggtaaaGCATTCTTGGCTTACAGGTAATTTAACAAGCCCATTTCTCCGTAAACTTATAAACTAGTTCTGATTCTTAGTCTGAtgatactttttgttttctaatgtTGAAAGAGATTTTAAGTTCGAGTCCTGGTTGTCTAAGTTGGAATATCGTTTTTTTTGTGATTGAGAGAGTGACTTTTTACTTCAATTTTAGCTTTGAGTGAGACAGTATGGTCCTTTCCTGCAAAATTTTGCTTTGAGTGTACTGGGATTTTGCAAAGAATACAGGTATTGGCTTTAGTGATTCTGACAAAACAAAAGTCAtgggtttaagaaaatatgatgaacaaataaataaatgtggtCTATATCACTACTTTTCTGTAGCTCTGTTCTTTATGTTTGCTATGCTTACCCCTCTCATcccatttctttcttctcttgaaTCATTCCTCATCTGGTACAGCACAGCTGTAAGTTATCCAACATTGATTCTCGCTCCacgtttctttctttctttcccacCCAccttaaatatttatttcatttcgaattctttctctctttctggtATTTTCATAACCTCTGGCTTTGTTAGGTGTGTGTGCTTTAACCCAAATCCCTATTCAATGCCAATTTGGCAAAGCCATCTAAAAATCAATGCCTatgccttctttctttctctttgcaaATTGCAGCAGCCTTTAGTTGCATATAGGTTGTTTTAATAATCTGTAGcagctttttctttctttttatttctctctttcttttatttagtGGGTAATTATTGGAGATTATGTGAGATATTGTCACCTTTCCATGATTACATTCAAATGTTAATGTTGGATTTGAATTGGGTTAGTCATTGATGCTATCTCTGTGACTTttgaaccaaaagaaaagttcATAAAATTGGTTCCACAAAAAAGAGTAATTTTTTATCAACTCTAATCTTTGTCTAGCTGGCCTGACCGTGTGGATTTTCTCCTATTTGTTATGTTGAATCTAAATGATAGTTAGAAACTTAGAATGATCATATGTGTGCATTGTGCATGATGGTTAAGCACTTGATGCATATAATCTTTTACTAATTCATAAGTTTATGGAAAGAGAATGCAGTTAATTATGATCAGAATGGCTGAGAAATCATAGCTTCTCTGCTTGTTTCCACCAAGAGGCAGATGGGTTCATGTGGGTTAATGAGTTGGGGTTAGAATTACAAATTGCGACCTAAATGAAGATTTAGCACTTAAAAAAAGTTGCCAACTTTTAAAAAGCACCAATGTGCcccacttttgtttttggctaCACAGACAGGGAGGCCCattcttttgatttctttaaGTTTGCTTCTTCAGACAAGGTATAGTATCCATTAAGCTAGGCATCAGGATCATCAACATCAaaccataaaaaagaaaagttgtgCCAATGGGATTTTCATATAACTTTGTCTTTACATTTTCTATGAGATATTATAAAGCTGGGTGAGCTGCTTCCTTTAAGTAATGCATTGAGAAGTGTTGGTGTCTTGTTTTTTCGTAGCAGCAAAGCTATGGAATCGGAGACTAAGATTATGGTTGCTGCTAATGCTATATGTATGAACCAAAACCAATGGCTTTAGTGCTTCTAAGACCAGGTAAGTCTAGAGGACTCATTAAACATcaactttttgttgttgaaattttttcttgttaagtgtcgtttttttctttgtgttgaTCTCATTTGCATTTTTAAGCCCAGCTTATGATCTCCAGTAGCTTCTCAAAGAATGAAAATTAGGAACAAGTGAGTGAAAATGATCTGCTGGGTTCACTCTTGTCTTCCATTTTAGAACCCAGGTCTGTTAGAAATGAAGTTGAACTGATTTTTACCTCATATTATAAGCAGAGTTCACTCAATTAAGTCCATTTTTAGAGTCACCCTTTCTGCAGTGAATATTTTTGTGTGTACATTTCTTATTTGGAGATGATTGTGATAATTGCCTTCTTTCTTTGAGTGTCCGGAAGCAGGCTTGCATTGTTTTAATTGAGTAGGCTGGTTATTTGGGTTTCTGTTTCTAAATGTTTTTGGACCAAGTACAAATCTTGCCAAACACTTCTACGAAttggtttttaaatttcacTTGAAGGAAATCTGTCCTTTTTCTTGGTGgaaaaaatattctttttaagCGTTGATGATGACTACCATAAAACGTATACTATTTAAGCAGTTTCCAGAATGCTACTCAACATTTTTTCTGCCCAAACTGTACTTTTCATTCTCCTTCTTCCTGTGCCCTGAAGCAGTCAAGTGCCTTTAAGTTAGCAATTGACACGTTTAGACTTCTTCGTCTCAAgtcttttctgttttcaggttttctttgttttggagcTTAAGCATAGCATTGTTTTCAGCTGAGTGTTGTGAAATTTTTCCCTAGAGCaatataagaaattgaagatacaTTGACAGTCTGGTGATCGTGAAAGGCCTCATGGTCAATTATCTTTTTAAGCATACAAATATCACATGTTCCAAGTTATGAAAGATTATTTGTAGCTTAAATTCATGATATCGGCTTTGAAGAAATCCTTAAACCGTTTGAACTATCATACAATATTCTTCAAGAAAATGTTTCAATTATTTGCTTATTTTACTGCTTTATGAGTGGTTGTCCAGAGTTCAAAAGTTGATTTTCTAGATCAGAATGGTAATGTCATAATCTATGTGG
This window encodes:
- the LOC18793196 gene encoding B3 domain-containing transcription factor VRN1 isoform X1, whose product is MNKHGEHLSDQIHFKLPGGLESEIKLKRCAGEFWFEKGWPEFSKFCSLDFGSCLVFRYEGKSKFHVLIFDESGIEIEYPTMPQIEETDEEEDDDMSTKEILEIEDDDKSVESLDIETDESLEILVIDEDDDDVKSVESLESFPLPQEKNRRKPRSSSKPSSSSSSSLRAAVKAANKFVSSHPFFKITLGPSRKAHVPASFRKHFTPVKNQTARLLVGARLWPVTLIFHPQNYRFSAGWGAFEKANWLKEGDICIFELMDKKNLALEVNIFRC
- the LOC18793196 gene encoding B3 domain-containing protein REM19 isoform X2, with translation MPQIEETDEEEDDDMSTKEILEIEDDDKSVESLDIETDESLEILVIDEDDDDVKSVESLESFPLPQEKNRRKPRSSSKPSSSSSSSLRAAVKAANKFVSSHPFFKITLGPSRKAHVPASFRKHFTPVKNQTARLLVGARLWPVTLIFHPQNYRFSAGWGAFEKANWLKEGDICIFELMDKKNLALEVNIFRC